The following are encoded in a window of Methanorbis rubei genomic DNA:
- a CDS encoding response regulator receiver protein, giving the protein MAPKKRQKDLLKLFSDITQKTKIVEPMKQLHGTLRDQDAVEREIALIMREIQDRGFFKTKLEPIQLARLITAFHAGKNDTEIARELGDEKLSKTVARARVRLKLFRELDFNMPFDQAQMRTLMSTDKTMREISEELGISPTTLREYRHVIEQKEDVTLDPYLERIRDVMEDRDLTEKMASGLQEDTLGEAIDVSESDSIEIN; this is encoded by the coding sequence ATGGCCCCAAAGAAGAGACAGAAGGATTTATTGAAGCTGTTTTCTGATATTACGCAGAAAACGAAGATTGTGGAGCCCATGAAGCAGCTCCACGGGACGCTTCGTGATCAGGATGCGGTCGAACGTGAGATCGCCCTGATCATGCGGGAGATTCAGGACCGTGGATTTTTCAAGACCAAGCTTGAGCCGATTCAGCTTGCGCGTCTGATCACTGCGTTTCATGCAGGAAAGAACGACACCGAGATCGCCCGCGAACTTGGAGATGAGAAGCTTTCCAAGACCGTTGCCCGTGCACGAGTTCGGCTGAAGCTGTTCCGCGAACTGGACTTTAACATGCCCTTTGATCAGGCCCAGATGCGGACGTTGATGAGTACCGATAAAACCATGCGGGAGATCTCCGAGGAGTTAGGGATAAGCCCGACAACCCTTCGCGAGTACCGGCATGTAATCGAACAGAAAGAGGATGTGACGCTCGACCCGTATCTGGAACGCATCCGTGACGTGATGGAGGACCGGGATCTGACGGAAAAGATGGCGTCGGGTCTGCAGGAGGACACGCTTGGCGAGGCCATCGATGTGTCTGAGTCTGACAGTATCGAGATCAACTAA
- a CDS encoding cation:proton antiporter translates to MSAETTMMGIFLLLACTLIVLFLSSKINLPTIIGFFLTGIIIGPSGLNLFDYDQVSLVAEFGLILLMFTIGLEISLKKLLEMKKLVLIGGGLQIILTTIFVWVVLAAFGIPSNTALLLGLMVSASSTAIVLNIYQNNGQIDTRHGKLLLAILISQDIAVIPIMLMLPMLAGTGESVMESLLMLGTNMIALLIVMLIALVVVPKILEVVVSRRNRELFIISVMTICIGIAWVLSLVDVSMSLGAFLAGVAIAGSEYNHEVIGIIMPIRDMMTGIFFISVGMMLSVAVMMENIVLILVLVGLLILAKTVIATASGWIAGATAGTAIIGGLSLAHIGEFSFVLGSSGLSLGLLTDGIYQIFLAVAIISMTIAPFAVNAAPKISQRIVHAATHGKGGAAISLTPEAAAKVDEEGGPVIVVGFGPAGRYVVRALKRIGREYIILELNHETVVEERRKGESILYGDASLEPVLHHAGISHTRTLVITISDSSAAESIAVMARRLNPWTTIITRARYTSESSALFKLGADEVIADEREAGLAMARRVFANENVPAQDLEQYVLDVRGEMFAEREKVLLEKVIGNKVQKISSALAPSSKSDFVHIAVRPDSEAAGKALADLHLRKRFHVSVVSLHHASGEVILTPDGTKVLMPEDMLVLSGKREDLERVRAVFGDGVHVDDDISKRE, encoded by the coding sequence ATGTCCGCTGAAACAACCATGATGGGGATTTTTCTCCTCCTTGCCTGCACGCTGATAGTTCTTTTTTTAAGCAGCAAGATCAATCTCCCAACAATCATCGGATTTTTTTTGACAGGTATTATTATCGGGCCATCGGGCCTCAACTTGTTCGATTATGATCAGGTCAGCCTTGTCGCAGAGTTTGGTCTGATTCTTCTGATGTTTACGATCGGTCTTGAGATCTCGCTGAAGAAACTTCTGGAGATGAAGAAGCTCGTTCTCATCGGTGGAGGCTTGCAGATCATTCTTACCACAATTTTTGTCTGGGTTGTTCTAGCTGCGTTCGGCATTCCCTCAAACACTGCTCTTCTGCTCGGACTGATGGTATCAGCCTCTTCGACCGCGATTGTTCTCAACATCTATCAGAACAATGGACAGATTGACACGAGACATGGAAAACTGCTGCTTGCAATTTTAATTAGTCAGGACATCGCCGTAATTCCTATCATGTTGATGCTCCCGATGCTCGCGGGAACCGGCGAGAGTGTTATGGAGTCGCTTCTGATGCTTGGCACGAACATGATAGCTCTCTTAATCGTGATGCTGATAGCTCTGGTAGTTGTTCCAAAAATTCTCGAGGTGGTAGTCTCACGAAGAAACCGCGAGCTGTTCATCATCTCGGTGATGACGATCTGTATCGGTATTGCCTGGGTGCTTTCGCTTGTTGATGTGTCGATGTCGCTTGGTGCGTTTCTTGCGGGAGTGGCGATTGCGGGGTCAGAGTATAATCATGAGGTTATCGGAATCATCATGCCGATCCGGGATATGATGACGGGAATTTTCTTCATCTCAGTTGGTATGATGCTGTCGGTTGCCGTAATGATGGAAAATATTGTGCTGATTTTAGTGCTGGTTGGTCTGCTGATTTTGGCAAAGACGGTGATAGCAACTGCGTCCGGATGGATTGCCGGAGCGACTGCGGGGACAGCGATTATCGGGGGTCTGAGTCTTGCTCATATCGGAGAGTTTTCTTTTGTTCTTGGATCGTCAGGTCTGTCGCTTGGTCTTCTGACTGACGGGATCTATCAGATTTTTCTCGCGGTTGCGATTATTTCGATGACGATTGCGCCGTTTGCGGTAAATGCTGCGCCAAAGATCTCGCAAAGAATAGTTCACGCTGCAACGCACGGGAAAGGTGGGGCGGCAATTTCTCTGACGCCGGAAGCTGCAGCAAAGGTTGACGAGGAGGGAGGGCCTGTTATTGTGGTAGGTTTTGGGCCGGCAGGGAGGTATGTGGTTCGGGCGCTGAAGCGTATCGGCCGCGAGTATATTATTCTTGAGTTGAATCATGAGACGGTTGTTGAGGAGCGGAGAAAGGGGGAGAGTATTCTGTATGGGGACGCGTCGCTTGAGCCGGTTCTTCATCATGCAGGTATTAGTCATACGCGAACGCTGGTGATTACGATCTCGGACTCTTCGGCTGCCGAGTCTATTGCGGTGATGGCCAGAAGGCTGAATCCCTGGACGACGATTATTACCCGTGCCCGGTACACGAGCGAGAGTTCGGCGCTGTTTAAGCTGGGTGCGGACGAGGTGATTGCAGATGAGCGTGAGGCTGGTCTTGCGATGGCACGGCGGGTATTTGCGAATGAGAATGTTCCGGCTCAGGATCTGGAGCAGTATGTTTTGGATGTGCGGGGCGAGATGTTTGCCGAGCGTGAGAAGGTGCTGCTTGAGAAGGTGATTGGGAATAAGGTGCAGAAAATTTCGTCTGCTCTTGCACCTTCGTCGAAGTCGGATTTTGTTCATATTGCGGTGAGGCCTGATTCTGAGGCTGCGGGTAAGGCGCTTGCTGATTTACATCTGCGAAAGAGGTTTCATGTATCGGTTGTGTCGCTGCATCATGCGTCAGGCGAGGTTATTCTGACGCCTGACGGGACAAAGGTTCTGATGCCTGAGGATATGCTGGTTCTGAGCGGAAAGCGGGAGGATCTTGAGCGGGTGCGGGCAGTGTTTGGGGATGGTGTACACGTGGATGATGACATTTCGAAACGCGAATAG
- a CDS encoding metal-dependent hydrolase translates to MYIRYVGHSCFSLEGSKKILIDPQPADAAKVDADLVLVTHGHGDHLGITIQLKKQTIAIHELATYLSRKGVTTTGMNIGGTVVVDDVNITMVPAVHSSSVEENGVDLYMGTAAGFVVEMDGVVVYHAGDTGLFSDMKLIHELYHPDVALLPVGGHFTMGPDEAMIAAEWIGAPLVIPMHYNTFPAIMQDLTGFKHAIESTTSMTVDAVSPGSGVTVSPRT, encoded by the coding sequence ATGTACATCAGATATGTCGGTCACTCCTGCTTTTCACTGGAAGGGTCCAAAAAAATTCTAATCGATCCACAGCCTGCAGATGCGGCAAAGGTTGATGCGGATCTCGTTTTGGTTACACACGGACATGGAGATCATCTGGGAATAACAATACAGCTGAAGAAGCAGACGATCGCAATCCATGAGCTTGCAACATATCTGTCTAGAAAGGGAGTCACGACAACCGGAATGAATATCGGAGGAACGGTTGTTGTTGACGACGTCAACATCACAATGGTTCCTGCAGTCCACTCTTCCTCGGTGGAGGAGAATGGCGTGGACCTCTACATGGGAACTGCGGCAGGTTTTGTGGTGGAGATGGACGGGGTTGTGGTCTACCATGCGGGAGATACGGGACTGTTTTCGGACATGAAGCTGATTCATGAGTTGTATCATCCTGATGTTGCCCTGCTGCCGGTAGGCGGCCATTTTACGATGGGACCAGATGAGGCGATGATTGCGGCTGAGTGGATTGGCGCTCCGCTGGTTATTCCGATGCATTACAATACGTTCCCGGCAATTATGCAGGACTTAACCGGGTTCAAGCATGCGATCGAGTCGACGACGTCGATGACGGTGGATGCGGTTTCGCCCGGAAGCGGCGTTACGGTGTCGCCCAGAACATAA
- the glyS gene encoding glycine--tRNA ligase — protein sequence MEDTYERVTELARRRGFVWPSSEIYGSVAGFIDYGPLGAMMKRRIENVWRKFYVVQEGYYEIECPTVGIEPIYVASGHVGGFSDKMFQCPHCLEFLRADHVAESFGIPHAGTMSKQDLHDVLVDKECPACGKVLGPVDVFDFNLMFTTSIGPGGQRKGYLRPETAQGMFVDFPRLLRFYRDHLPFGAVQIGKSYRNEISPRQGMIRLREFTQAEAEIFVHPEEKDHPFFSRYADYAMPLCGIAQQETDAPAITKTMRQAVDEGIIANEYVAYYVAMTHDILCTIGFNPDKIRFRQHMPDERAHYATDCWDAEALSDRFGWVEIVGIADRTNYDLKAHSKVSGEKMTIFVQYPEAKKVHHKAIVPNYGKMGPMFRNKAKAIAELMPTAVPQPDGLHLVVDGEEIIVPPEMYTVKDEMVDVFGEDVMPHVIEPSYGIDRMSYMVLEHAYAEDVADGETRTVMRFKSCVAPVQAAVLPLMARDGLDEIARKLVDALQNEGVQTEYDDAGAIGRRYRRQDEIGTPVCITIDYDTKEDASATVRDRDSMKQVRLPLAEIPAVVYQLMNGKKTFDQLR from the coding sequence ATGGAAGATACCTACGAAAGAGTCACGGAACTTGCACGCAGACGCGGTTTTGTCTGGCCGTCCTCTGAGATATACGGCTCAGTTGCAGGTTTCATTGACTACGGCCCGCTTGGCGCAATGATGAAGCGCAGAATTGAAAATGTCTGGCGCAAGTTCTACGTCGTGCAGGAAGGATACTATGAGATTGAATGCCCGACCGTTGGTATTGAACCAATCTATGTTGCGAGCGGTCACGTTGGCGGCTTCTCTGACAAAATGTTCCAGTGCCCGCACTGTTTGGAGTTCCTCAGAGCTGATCACGTTGCAGAATCCTTTGGCATTCCGCATGCAGGAACCATGTCCAAACAGGATCTGCATGACGTCCTCGTCGACAAAGAGTGTCCGGCCTGCGGCAAAGTTCTCGGACCAGTTGATGTTTTCGACTTCAACCTGATGTTTACCACAAGTATCGGTCCAGGAGGACAGCGGAAAGGATATCTTCGTCCCGAAACCGCCCAGGGAATGTTCGTTGACTTCCCGCGGCTTCTCAGATTCTATCGCGATCATCTGCCGTTTGGTGCTGTTCAGATTGGAAAATCCTACCGTAACGAGATCTCGCCCCGTCAAGGAATGATTCGTCTGCGTGAGTTCACGCAGGCAGAAGCCGAGATCTTCGTCCACCCTGAGGAAAAGGATCATCCGTTCTTCTCCCGGTACGCAGATTATGCAATGCCCTTATGCGGCATTGCCCAGCAGGAGACGGATGCTCCGGCAATTACGAAGACGATGCGTCAGGCAGTTGACGAAGGCATTATTGCGAACGAGTATGTGGCATATTATGTGGCGATGACGCATGATATCCTCTGCACGATCGGTTTCAATCCTGACAAAATTCGGTTCCGTCAGCATATGCCTGACGAGCGTGCGCATTATGCGACCGATTGCTGGGATGCAGAAGCTCTCTCTGACCGGTTCGGCTGGGTGGAGATTGTGGGTATTGCGGACCGCACAAACTATGATCTGAAGGCCCACTCCAAAGTTTCGGGCGAGAAGATGACGATCTTTGTCCAGTATCCTGAGGCAAAGAAGGTCCACCACAAGGCAATTGTTCCCAACTACGGCAAGATGGGACCGATGTTCCGTAATAAAGCAAAGGCGATTGCTGAACTTATGCCAACCGCTGTGCCGCAGCCTGACGGTCTGCACCTTGTTGTTGACGGCGAGGAAATCATTGTTCCGCCAGAGATGTACACGGTAAAGGACGAGATGGTCGATGTGTTCGGCGAGGATGTTATGCCGCATGTGATTGAGCCATCGTACGGTATTGACCGGATGAGCTATATGGTTCTTGAGCATGCGTATGCCGAGGATGTTGCTGACGGCGAGACGAGAACGGTGATGCGGTTCAAGTCCTGCGTTGCTCCTGTGCAGGCTGCGGTTCTTCCGCTGATGGCACGCGACGGTCTTGATGAGATTGCACGTAAGCTGGTGGACGCGTTGCAGAACGAGGGCGTCCAGACTGAGTATGATGATGCTGGAGCTATCGGCCGCAGATATCGTAGACAGGATGAGATCGGAACTCCTGTGTGTATTACGATCGATTATGATACGAAGGAGGATGCGTCCGCGACCGTTCGCGACCGCGACTCGATGAAGCAGGTGCGGCTGCCGTTGGCAGAGATTCCTGCGGTTGTTTACCAGCTGATGAACGGCAAGAAGACGTTCGATCAGTTGAGATGA